From one Streptomyces mobaraensis genomic stretch:
- a CDS encoding VOC family protein, producing MNILGTSLRVCVGDLEAAIAVYERLTGAEAVRFRRGGVSVAAVGCFFLMSGPEAELSILRKITATIAVTDVDEAVRDLKAVGAELIAGPVPTPIGRNLVARHPDGSVFEYVDRARG from the coding sequence ATGAACATTCTCGGGACTTCGCTAAGGGTGTGCGTCGGCGATCTGGAAGCGGCGATCGCCGTCTACGAACGACTGACCGGCGCGGAAGCGGTGCGCTTCCGACGAGGCGGCGTGTCGGTGGCCGCGGTCGGCTGCTTCTTCCTGATGAGCGGCCCCGAGGCGGAACTGTCGATCCTGCGGAAGATCACCGCCACCATCGCGGTGACGGACGTGGACGAGGCGGTCCGCGACCTGAAGGCGGTCGGCGCGGAACTCATCGCCGGACCGGTGCCGACCCCGATCGGGCGGAACCTGGTGGCCCGGCATCCGGACGGGTCGGTGTTCGAGTACGTGGACCGGGCGCGGGGTTGA
- a CDS encoding TetR/AcrR family transcriptional regulator: MPTGVAMRDVREQLFDAAERVLLRDGPSALTSRAVTTEAGCAKGVLHRHFTDFDAFLAELVLDRVRRIEEQGAALRASAGTGDLTGRLADALTSLFETVAVAIVGLVTSRDGLRARLRRERPTGVPLLTDAAAVLASYLAAERGLGRLAPDADVDVLAPTLIGAAHLLFADRTGPPPGADAVRRTVAAVVGGVVRAG, from the coding sequence ATGCCGACGGGCGTGGCCATGCGGGATGTGCGAGAGCAGTTGTTCGACGCGGCGGAGCGGGTTCTGCTCCGCGACGGGCCCTCCGCGCTGACCAGCCGGGCGGTCACCACGGAGGCGGGGTGCGCCAAGGGCGTCCTGCACCGGCACTTCACCGACTTCGACGCGTTCCTCGCCGAGCTCGTGCTGGACCGCGTCCGGCGGATCGAGGAACAGGGCGCCGCCCTGCGCGCCTCCGCCGGGACGGGCGACCTCACCGGCCGCCTCGCCGACGCGCTCACCAGCCTCTTCGAGACGGTCGCGGTCGCGATCGTCGGGCTCGTCACCTCCCGGGACGGGCTGCGGGCCCGGCTGCGCCGCGAACGGCCCACCGGCGTCCCCCTCCTGACGGACGCGGCGGCCGTGCTCGCCTCGTACCTCGCCGCCGAGCGCGGACTCGGCCGCCTCGCGCCCGACGCCGACGTCGACGTCCTCGCCCCGACGCTGATCGGGGCGGCGCACCTGCTCTTCGCCGACCGGACGGGCCCGCCGCCCGGCGCGGACGCGGTGCGCAGGACGGTCGCGGCGGTCGTCGGCGGTGTCGTGCGGGCGGGGTAG
- a CDS encoding aminotransferase class I/II-fold pyridoxal phosphate-dependent enzyme, giving the protein MQPSHSRTPPAPPSPFTPPAPPAFPAAERGLPVPAELRERFAEAASRTGPEPVGGGAELRAAACAYRARRGPAPERSDVLAAPGAQPLLLALLASAGGEVLLTRPCASWYAPLARLAGRLAYHVPVTAEAGGVPDPVALLETVRRIRAEGGRPRFLVLSVADDTTGTVAPPELVHEVCEAAAGEDLTVVSDETWRDVRHDPHATVFVGPAEMYPERVVVLTELAGTLLPAAWPAAFAVFPRSGPGAVLRARVASVLDALRAELPPPVAVAARWALTEPPPVREHTAAAARLYGRMAAAVLERTTAAGALTRPPQTGPHLYADLGELRAGLARRGITDSVELETHLSAALGHPVPGGHHFGDDPDALRVRLSALPFLGPGDEPRQRALDSPDPPALPEVAEALAGLEAAFRALAGTGS; this is encoded by the coding sequence ATGCAGCCAAGCCACTCGCGCACGCCTCCCGCGCCCCCCTCGCCTTTCACGCCCCCCGCGCCCCCGGCGTTTCCCGCTGCCGAGCGCGGGCTGCCCGTCCCGGCCGAGCTGCGCGAGCGGTTCGCCGAGGCCGCGTCGCGGACCGGGCCGGAGCCCGTCGGCGGCGGGGCCGAGCTCCGGGCGGCGGCCTGCGCGTACCGGGCCCGCCGGGGTCCGGCCCCCGAGCGTTCCGACGTCCTCGCCGCGCCCGGCGCCCAGCCGCTGCTGCTGGCCCTGCTGGCGTCCGCCGGTGGCGAGGTGCTGCTGACCCGCCCCTGCGCGTCCTGGTACGCGCCGCTCGCCCGGCTCGCCGGCCGGCTGGCGTACCACGTGCCCGTCACCGCCGAGGCCGGCGGCGTCCCCGATCCCGTCGCCCTGCTGGAGACCGTCCGCAGGATCCGCGCCGAGGGCGGCAGGCCGCGGTTCCTCGTCCTGTCGGTCGCCGACGACACCACCGGCACGGTCGCGCCGCCGGAGCTGGTGCACGAGGTGTGCGAGGCCGCGGCCGGCGAGGACCTGACGGTCGTCAGCGACGAGACATGGCGGGACGTCCGCCACGACCCGCACGCCACCGTCTTCGTCGGGCCCGCCGAGATGTATCCGGAGCGCGTGGTGGTCCTCACCGAGCTCGCCGGGACTCTTCTGCCGGCCGCCTGGCCGGCCGCGTTCGCCGTGTTCCCGAGGTCCGGCCCCGGGGCCGTGCTGCGCGCCCGGGTGGCGTCCGTCCTGGACGCGCTGCGCGCCGAACTCCCGCCGCCCGTCGCCGTCGCCGCCCGCTGGGCGCTGACCGAACCCCCGCCCGTCCGCGAGCACACCGCGGCCGCCGCGCGGCTCTACGGGCGGATGGCCGCCGCCGTCCTGGAGCGGACCACCGCTGCCGGGGCGCTCACCCGGCCGCCCCAGACCGGCCCCCACCTCTACGCCGACCTCGGCGAACTGCGCGCCGGCCTCGCCCGGCGGGGCATCACCGACTCCGTCGAGCTGGAGACGCACCTGAGCGCGGCGCTCGGCCACCCCGTCCCCGGCGGCCACCACTTCGGCGACGACCCGGACGCCCTGCGCGTCCGGCTCTCCGCCCTGCCGTTCCTCGGCCCCGGCGACGAACCGCGGCAGCGCGCCCTGGACTCCCCGGACCCGCCGGCCCTGCCGGAGGTCGCCGAGGCGCTGGCCGGCCTGGAAGCGGCGTTCCGCGCTCTGGCCGGCACCGGCTCGTGA
- a CDS encoding SGNH/GDSL hydrolase family protein yields MRPTFRAARFAAVLAAASSLLWSAPPPAAAGPPVSYAALGDSFSSGVGAGPYDPASGLCLRSPRAYGPLWAAAHGVRDFRFPACAGATSDDVLRKQAGALDPGIRLVTLTLGGNDVDYSRVMLACSVGLPGACDAEVDRAEAEMDRSLPHRLDAAYHAIAQRAPRARVVVLGYPYLFGGPGCLVPSPPNARRMDAALDHLDAVIADRARAARFTYLDARRTFAGHGACSGAPWIHPAGPLFWESYHPNGEGQRGYFRLLSRGL; encoded by the coding sequence GTGCGTCCGACTTTCCGCGCCGCCCGTTTCGCCGCCGTCCTCGCCGCCGCCTCGTCCCTGCTCTGGTCCGCGCCGCCGCCCGCCGCCGCCGGACCGCCCGTCTCCTACGCCGCGCTCGGCGACTCGTTCTCGTCCGGCGTCGGTGCCGGGCCCTACGACCCGGCGAGCGGGCTCTGCCTGAGAAGCCCGCGCGCCTACGGGCCGCTGTGGGCCGCCGCCCATGGGGTGCGGGACTTCCGGTTCCCCGCCTGCGCCGGCGCCACCAGCGACGACGTACTGCGGAAGCAGGCCGGCGCGCTGGACCCGGGCATCCGCCTCGTCACCCTCACCCTCGGCGGCAACGACGTGGACTACTCCCGCGTCATGCTCGCCTGCAGCGTCGGACTGCCCGGCGCGTGCGACGCGGAGGTGGACCGGGCCGAGGCCGAGATGGACCGCTCCCTGCCCCACCGGCTGGACGCCGCGTACCACGCGATCGCCCAACGGGCGCCGCGCGCACGGGTGGTGGTGCTGGGGTACCCGTACCTCTTCGGCGGGCCCGGCTGCCTGGTCCCCTCCCCGCCGAACGCCCGGCGGATGGACGCCGCGCTCGACCACCTGGACGCGGTGATCGCCGACCGCGCCCGGGCCGCGCGGTTCACCTACCTCGACGCGCGGCGGACCTTCGCCGGGCACGGGGCCTGCTCCGGCGCGCCGTGGATCCACCCGGCCGGACCGCTGTTCTGGGAGTCGTACCACCCCAACGGTGAAGGTCAGCGCGGGTATTTCAGGCTGCTGTCGCGCGGACTCTGA
- a CDS encoding GNAT family N-acetyltransferase: protein MTITLRTPRLTLRRWREDDLEPMAAINGDPDVMRWIRDGSVQDRAQTAASIAAWEREWEEHGIGLFAAELREERRLAGFIGLSVPHYLPEILPAVEIGWRLGRPFWGRGLATEGARAVLDFALRDRGLARIVSVHAVGNDASERVMRKLGMRFDRETRHPLSGAPVRVHVLEAKP from the coding sequence ATGACGATCACCCTGCGCACCCCGCGACTGACGCTGCGCCGCTGGCGCGAGGACGACCTCGAACCGATGGCGGCCATCAACGGCGATCCGGACGTGATGCGGTGGATCAGGGACGGCTCGGTGCAGGACCGCGCCCAGACGGCCGCGAGCATCGCCGCCTGGGAACGGGAGTGGGAGGAGCACGGCATCGGCCTCTTCGCGGCCGAACTCCGCGAGGAGCGGCGGCTGGCCGGCTTCATCGGCCTGTCCGTTCCCCACTACTTGCCCGAGATCCTGCCCGCCGTCGAGATCGGCTGGCGGCTCGGCCGCCCCTTCTGGGGCCGCGGCCTGGCCACCGAAGGCGCCCGCGCCGTCCTGGACTTCGCCCTCCGCGACCGCGGCCTGGCCCGGATCGTCAGCGTGCACGCGGTGGGGAACGATGCGTCGGAGCGGGTGATGCGGAAGCTTGGGATGCGGTTCGATCGGGAGACGAGACATCCGCTGTCGGGGGCTCCTGTGCGTGTGCACGTGCTGGAGGCGAAGCCGTAG
- a CDS encoding MBL fold metallo-hydrolase, with protein sequence MTEQTEHPLSEPGRPLPEPRPTGEIRTWPRSFADRLTAPLPGVRALARLAREGMLRPGAEALREVSELPVAPGPPPVVNAATVAVTWAGHASWVIAVGGLTVLTDPVWSRRILGTPPRITPVGVPWEDLPRVDAVVISHNHYDHLDAPTLKRLPRHIHLLLPAGLGRWARRRGFTRVTELDWWEAVELPGAAGPVRFDFVPAHHWSKRTFTDTCRSLWGGWVLTAPDGRRVHFAGDTGYGPWFQRIGARYPGIDVALLPIGAYAPRWMLGPVHTDPEEAVRACLDLGARAMAPMHWGTFLLSAEPPMEPLRRVRAAWRTAGRDRDDLWDLPVGGSRVLEGPAGPESARGAAPESARRAWGGAAQ encoded by the coding sequence ATGACCGAGCAGACCGAGCACCCCCTCTCGGAACCCGGGCGTCCCCTCCCGGAACCGCGTCCAACGGGGGAGATCCGTACCTGGCCGCGGTCCTTCGCCGACCGGCTCACCGCGCCCCTGCCCGGCGTCCGGGCACTGGCCCGGCTCGCCCGGGAGGGCATGCTGCGGCCGGGCGCCGAGGCGCTGCGGGAGGTCTCCGAGCTGCCCGTCGCACCCGGTCCGCCCCCGGTCGTCAACGCCGCCACGGTCGCCGTCACCTGGGCCGGGCACGCCAGCTGGGTGATCGCCGTCGGCGGGCTCACCGTCCTCACCGATCCGGTGTGGTCCCGGCGGATCCTCGGCACCCCGCCCAGAATCACCCCGGTCGGCGTCCCCTGGGAGGACCTGCCCCGGGTGGACGCCGTCGTCATCAGCCACAACCACTACGACCACCTGGACGCCCCCACCCTCAAGCGGCTCCCGCGCCACATCCACCTCCTGCTCCCCGCGGGGCTCGGCCGCTGGGCACGGCGGCGCGGCTTCACCCGGGTCACCGAGCTGGACTGGTGGGAAGCGGTCGAACTGCCGGGCGCCGCCGGGCCCGTCCGCTTCGACTTCGTACCCGCCCATCACTGGAGCAAGCGGACGTTCACCGACACCTGCCGCTCACTGTGGGGCGGCTGGGTGCTCACCGCCCCGGACGGCCGGCGCGTCCACTTCGCCGGCGACACCGGCTACGGCCCCTGGTTCCAGCGCATCGGCGCCCGCTACCCGGGCATCGACGTGGCGCTGCTGCCGATCGGCGCGTACGCGCCGCGCTGGATGCTCGGGCCGGTCCACACGGACCCGGAGGAGGCCGTCCGGGCCTGCCTTGACCTGGGCGCCCGAGCCATGGCCCCGATGCACTGGGGCACCTTCCTGCTGTCCGCGGAACCGCCGATGGAGCCGCTGCGCCGGGTGCGCGCCGCCTGGCGGACGGCGGGCCGGGACCGGGACGACCTGTGGGACCTGCCCGTCGGCGGCTCCCGGGTGCTGGAGGGGCCGGCGGGGCCGGAGAGCGCCCGGGGCGCGGCGCCGGAGAGCGCGCGGCGGGCGTGGGGCGGCGCCGCGCAGTGA
- a CDS encoding SAM-dependent methyltransferase, whose translation MISGFRDVTPQAIAELYDRHSERTAALLGGSIHFGHWPDPAEGTPAAPALSVTTASARMTRLMTDALGVGPGEHVLDAGCGTGRPALQLARTTGAAVTGITLSGEQVRLATAAAVAEGLSDRVSFRLADAAEPPFPAGSFDGAWLFESLLHMPDPGHVLRRIHDVLRPGARLAIANLVERAPLPAASRTALDTFCALNRIAAILPLADYPSLLADAGLAVESVADVSEHSVPQTLRALCAALRADAMDVPPEEREEREEREALLGAMDRLAATPELGYAIVVASKPRRP comes from the coding sequence ATGATCAGTGGTTTCCGGGACGTCACCCCCCAGGCCATCGCGGAACTCTACGACCGCCACAGCGAACGGACCGCCGCGCTGCTCGGCGGCAGCATCCACTTCGGCCACTGGCCCGATCCGGCGGAGGGCACCCCCGCCGCGCCCGCCCTCTCCGTCACCACGGCGTCCGCCCGCATGACCCGGCTGATGACCGACGCCCTCGGGGTCGGGCCGGGAGAGCACGTCCTGGACGCCGGCTGCGGCACCGGCCGTCCCGCCCTCCAGCTCGCCCGCACCACCGGCGCCGCCGTCACCGGCATCACCCTCAGCGGGGAGCAGGTCCGCCTGGCGACCGCCGCCGCGGTGGCCGAGGGCCTGTCCGACCGGGTCTCCTTCCGGCTCGCCGACGCGGCCGAGCCGCCCTTCCCCGCCGGTTCCTTCGACGGGGCCTGGCTCTTCGAGTCCCTCCTCCACATGCCCGACCCCGGGCACGTACTGCGCCGGATCCACGACGTGCTCCGGCCGGGCGCCCGCCTCGCCATCGCCAACCTGGTAGAACGCGCCCCCCTGCCGGCCGCGAGCCGCACGGCCCTCGACACCTTCTGCGCACTCAACCGGATCGCCGCGATCCTGCCCCTCGCCGACTACCCCTCCCTGCTCGCCGACGCCGGACTGGCCGTCGAGAGCGTCGCGGACGTCTCGGAGCACAGCGTCCCGCAGACCCTCCGCGCCCTCTGCGCGGCCCTCCGGGCGGACGCGATGGACGTCCCCCCGGAGGAACGCGAGGAACGAGAGGAGCGCGAGGCCCTGCTCGGCGCGATGGACCGGCTCGCGGCCACGCCCGAGCTGGGCTACGCGATCGTGGTCGCCTCGAAACCCCGGCGGCCGTGA
- a CDS encoding NACHT domain-containing protein codes for MTQVVRHPPGKSRPRPAPVATLPLRRAAAALHWAVLSRRHRRTVRREARHGAPRPGKWRRWNSYTAVSRACCLLIALVVAAWCAEGVYIVVTGQTTPFETWRKGNAGFDALIRFVGPVLTAGIASAAFLFCWYGWTKRRYLAKARRSPHELVPTAGPDTAEIVGRQEVAQVIAERLRDRATRRPYLLVGGLGTGKTAVLVRLTEMLARQGAVPVPVRLRDTADQGELNFEQLARRRFAEEAPQGILARSKNERVWQQLLADDKPVVIADGLEEAVLDERFQDDRDNIIRRAVERAHEERLPLVIASRPHTPLEGTHAAIIELEPLSEEEALHFVEDRAAESDERRLDWIVETAEATESPLYLQIARELHRHHSLERDRPRNDSHRLDTRSWDRSTLRLWLLETWYHALVEGRLREDVGLAAAERRDTLTAVSALACAGLLQDKLEVGFGDLLGADVHPGPARRAGAAAGRLWAGHRFDRYGKRADAFSEWHRERLWDALRERLGDEEKRQLTVGNTGQCQAALARAASRADALGLVEGFERKVRFPHSVIQAYLGFRMLAHLGERRAAALVQQALSPPGPSRELLIALVLLSRARAAELAGTGGGLAADVRRDLHELWRRSPLGGRSLARQLAAAADRRTDPKALDLYAAALEMDAVEEEPRLLAAVTTTLTRRWGDVKGNGRTLEEAKLGLVKQLGAALRAADGRTDTTTLYERLFELARQEPSHIVRLAAAQEFGNGGDAAFAVIRRRVGVDSDPVEEYRARVSALKDERRRAYDAWAAERGTPAGRGSASGAPDPRDGERQDLHRRYRRQRVDLIREFVIRAWMVPMLLGSVSDGHRDEARYRLTKWMRHLDPRHTGGTPDLPLVLENALAQGFKYAANRRKRHPLAYEGGRSELIRHAETVLQQSRCWYAQLTLVQALCLWELPDSIVRGGPDPAAGPGADPECADDGAGPPAARPTTAVQTVRRWLSMAGTGAGDGPADGTAGGTAGRPVLHPFVAEAGDLAALALETRRPERFLWIDEKAVVDTIGSRACAPRRYRKHNLWLPPSVGWSTLDARAQRLVADVLVLTNLIERDGRPDEVEDRFRRSGQPGGALPPCLTQDRTPLHPELTAGTSALPAPGSTCLPTCPFQFCPYPPRGVRPRAELREPFCRQQQALLRGRVRGRSPGVLRRRTPHWAGMRARELHDFWEAMAARSRG; via the coding sequence ATGACGCAGGTCGTCCGTCACCCACCCGGCAAATCCCGCCCCCGCCCCGCCCCCGTCGCGACGCTCCCCCTCCGCCGGGCGGCGGCCGCCCTGCACTGGGCCGTTCTCTCCCGCCGGCACCGCCGCACGGTGCGCCGCGAGGCGCGGCACGGTGCGCCCCGCCCGGGCAAGTGGCGCCGGTGGAACTCGTACACGGCCGTCTCCCGCGCCTGCTGCCTGCTGATCGCGCTGGTGGTGGCCGCGTGGTGCGCGGAGGGGGTGTACATCGTCGTCACGGGGCAGACGACGCCGTTCGAGACCTGGCGCAAGGGGAACGCGGGCTTCGACGCGCTGATCCGCTTCGTCGGCCCGGTGCTGACCGCCGGGATCGCCTCCGCCGCGTTCCTGTTCTGCTGGTACGGCTGGACGAAGCGGCGGTATCTGGCCAAGGCCCGGCGCAGCCCGCATGAGCTGGTGCCGACGGCCGGGCCGGACACCGCCGAGATCGTCGGGCGTCAGGAGGTGGCACAGGTGATCGCGGAGCGGCTGCGGGACCGGGCCACCCGGCGGCCGTACCTGCTGGTCGGCGGCCTGGGGACGGGCAAGACGGCGGTTCTGGTGCGGCTCACGGAGATGCTGGCGCGGCAGGGTGCCGTGCCCGTGCCCGTCCGGCTGCGGGACACCGCGGACCAGGGGGAGCTGAACTTCGAGCAGCTGGCCCGGCGCCGGTTCGCGGAGGAGGCGCCGCAGGGCATCCTGGCGCGCAGCAAGAACGAGCGCGTCTGGCAGCAACTGCTGGCGGACGACAAGCCGGTGGTGATCGCGGACGGGCTGGAGGAGGCCGTGCTGGACGAGCGGTTCCAGGACGACCGGGACAACATCATCCGCCGCGCCGTCGAACGCGCCCACGAGGAGCGCCTCCCGCTGGTCATCGCGTCCCGTCCGCACACGCCGCTGGAGGGGACGCACGCCGCGATCATCGAGCTGGAGCCGCTCAGCGAGGAGGAGGCGCTGCACTTCGTGGAGGACCGGGCCGCCGAGTCGGACGAGCGCCGTCTCGACTGGATCGTGGAGACGGCGGAGGCCACCGAGTCGCCGCTCTACCTGCAGATCGCCCGCGAGCTGCACCGCCACCACAGCCTGGAGCGCGACCGGCCGCGCAACGACTCGCACCGGCTGGACACCCGCAGCTGGGACCGGTCCACGCTGCGGCTGTGGCTGCTGGAGACCTGGTACCACGCGCTGGTCGAGGGCCGGCTGCGGGAGGACGTCGGGCTGGCGGCGGCGGAGCGCCGGGACACCCTGACGGCCGTCTCCGCGCTGGCCTGCGCCGGACTGCTCCAGGACAAGCTGGAGGTCGGCTTCGGCGACCTGCTGGGCGCGGACGTCCATCCGGGCCCGGCCCGGCGGGCCGGGGCGGCGGCCGGGCGCCTGTGGGCCGGTCACCGCTTCGACCGGTACGGCAAGCGTGCCGACGCGTTCTCCGAGTGGCACCGCGAACGGCTCTGGGACGCCCTCCGCGAGCGGCTCGGGGACGAGGAGAAGCGGCAGTTGACGGTCGGCAACACGGGCCAGTGCCAGGCCGCGCTGGCCCGGGCGGCCTCCCGCGCGGACGCCCTGGGCCTGGTCGAGGGGTTCGAGCGGAAGGTCCGCTTCCCGCACAGCGTCATCCAGGCGTACCTCGGCTTCCGGATGCTCGCCCACCTCGGGGAGCGCCGCGCCGCCGCCCTCGTGCAACAGGCTCTGTCGCCGCCCGGCCCCAGCCGGGAGCTGCTCATCGCGCTGGTGCTGCTCTCCCGGGCGCGCGCGGCCGAACTCGCGGGCACCGGCGGCGGTCTGGCGGCGGACGTCCGCCGTGATCTGCACGAGCTGTGGCGGCGGTCGCCGCTGGGCGGCAGGTCGCTGGCCCGGCAGCTCGCCGCCGCGGCCGACCGCCGTACGGACCCCAAGGCGCTGGATCTGTACGCCGCCGCGCTGGAGATGGACGCGGTGGAGGAGGAACCGCGGCTGCTGGCCGCCGTCACCACCACGCTGACCAGGCGGTGGGGGGACGTCAAGGGCAACGGCCGGACCCTGGAGGAGGCCAAGCTCGGCCTCGTCAAGCAGCTCGGCGCGGCCCTGCGCGCGGCGGACGGGAGGACCGACACCACCACGCTGTACGAGCGGCTCTTCGAGCTGGCCCGGCAGGAGCCGTCGCACATCGTCCGGCTGGCGGCGGCCCAGGAGTTCGGCAACGGCGGGGACGCGGCGTTCGCCGTGATCCGCCGGCGCGTCGGCGTCGACTCCGACCCGGTGGAGGAGTACCGGGCGCGGGTGAGCGCGCTCAAGGACGAGCGCCGGCGGGCGTACGACGCGTGGGCCGCCGAGCGGGGGACGCCGGCCGGCCGGGGCTCCGCGTCCGGCGCGCCGGACCCGCGCGACGGGGAGCGGCAGGACCTCCACCGCCGCTACCGGCGGCAACGGGTGGACCTGATCCGCGAGTTCGTCATCCGGGCCTGGATGGTCCCGATGCTGCTCGGGTCCGTCTCCGACGGCCATCGCGACGAGGCGCGGTACCGGCTGACGAAGTGGATGCGCCACCTCGACCCGCGGCACACCGGCGGCACCCCCGACCTGCCGCTGGTCCTGGAGAACGCGCTCGCCCAGGGCTTCAAGTACGCCGCGAACCGGCGGAAGCGGCACCCGCTGGCGTACGAGGGCGGGCGCAGCGAGCTGATCCGGCACGCGGAAACGGTCCTCCAGCAGTCCCGGTGCTGGTACGCGCAGCTCACGCTGGTGCAGGCGCTCTGCCTGTGGGAGCTGCCGGACAGCATCGTCCGCGGCGGACCGGATCCGGCGGCGGGCCCGGGAGCGGATCCGGAGTGCGCGGACGACGGCGCGGGACCGCCCGCCGCCCGGCCGACCACCGCCGTGCAGACGGTGCGCCGCTGGTTGTCGATGGCGGGCACGGGGGCGGGGGACGGGCCGGCGGACGGCACGGCGGGTGGCACGGCGGGGCGGCCGGTCCTGCACCCGTTCGTCGCCGAGGCCGGCGACCTGGCGGCGCTCGCCCTGGAGACCCGGCGCCCGGAACGTTTCCTCTGGATCGACGAGAAGGCCGTCGTCGACACGATCGGTTCCCGCGCCTGCGCCCCCCGGCGCTACCGCAAGCACAACCTGTGGCTGCCGCCCTCGGTCGGCTGGAGCACCCTGGACGCGCGCGCCCAGCGCCTCGTCGCCGACGTGCTGGTGCTGACGAACCTGATCGAGCGGGACGGCCGGCCGGACGAGGTGGAGGACCGGTTCCGCCGCTCGGGGCAGCCGGGCGGCGCGCTGCCGCCCTGCCTCACCCAGGACCGGACGCCCCTCCACCCGGAACTGACGGCCGGCACCTCCGCGCTCCCGGCACCGGGCTCGACCTGCCTGCCCACCTGCCCGTTCCAGTTCTGCCCGTACCCGCCACGCGGCGTCCGGCCGCGGGCCGAACTGCGCGAGCCCTTCTGCCGGCAGCAGCAGGCCCTGCTGCGGGGCCGGGTACGGGGGCGCTCCCCCGGCGTGCTGCGCCGGCGGACACCGCACTGGGCGGGCATGCGGGCCCGGGAGCTGCACGACTTCTGGGAGGCGATGGCCGCCCGGTCGCGGGGGTGA